Proteins from a genomic interval of Trichoderma breve strain T069 chromosome 2, whole genome shotgun sequence:
- a CDS encoding low molecular weight phosphotyrosine protein phosphatase domain-containing protein — MTRLPGQPVSVLFVCLGNICRSTMAEGIFRDLAKQPQFKDKIGDIDSCGTAAYHAGDPPDSRTMETLESHEIFDYDHDARRITRSDFDRFDYIFAMDLSNLSDLERLKRENKDSKAKVMLFGEYSGTKKPEVVSDPYYGGQDGFDKAFEQCSRFAKNFLQEVVMNE, encoded by the exons ATGACCAGATTGCCCGGCCAGCCCGTTTCCGTCCTGTTTGTGTGCTTGGGCAACATTTGCCGTTCGACAATGGCGGAGGGGATCTTTCGAGATTTGGCAAAGCAGCCGCAGTTCAAGGACAAGATTGGCGACATTGATTCTTGCGGAACGG CTGCGTATCATGCCGGCGACCCGCCAGACTCCCGAACAATGGAGACGCTAGAGAGCCACGAGATTTTCGACTACGACCATGATGCGCGCCGC ATTACGAGAAGCGACTTTGATAGGTTCGACTACATCTTCGCCATGGATCTCTCCAACCTGTCGGATCTCGAACGTCTCAAGCGCGAGAACAAAgactccaaggccaaggtgaTGCTTTTTGGCGAGTACAGCGGCACGAAGAAGCCTGAAGTGGTTAGCGACCCCTACTACGGCGGCCAGGACGGTTTCGACAAGGCATTCGAGCAGTGTTCTCGCTTCGCCAAGAACTTTCTGCAGGAGGTGGTCATGAACGAGTAA
- a CDS encoding short chain dehydrogenase domain-containing protein, whose translation MVFQYKRVLLVGATAGIGAAMADKLIEEGSKVIAVGRRQERLDAFVAKHGAERASAIRFDVTDRAGLDAFVNKVVQTYPDLDCVFLNSGTQTQTKLTRPDEIDLEAFHHEFNVNYTSVVNLTIKFLPHLLKKDYPTSIIVTGSILGLIPAFVMPAYSASKAALRSFFDCLRRQNQGFSKVKFIELLPPAVQTELHDYMGIERGRALGMPLDQFTEQAYAQLATDKEIIIIGNLHGSTVEETHEFLEKRDGMFNAISNAMAVHFQP comes from the exons ATGGTGTTTCAGTATAAGCGTGTTCTCCTTGTCGGCGCCACCGCTGGCATCGGCGCTGCCATGGCAGACAAGCTCATCGAAGAAGGGTCCAAAGTCATCGCCGTTGGCCGTCGCCAGGAGCGGCTTGATGCCTTTGTGGCCAAGCACGGCGCAGAGCGTGCTAGTGCCATCCGGTTTGATGTCACCGACAGGGCTGGTCTCGACGCTTTTGTCAACAA GGTTGTCCAGACGTACCCAGACCTGGACTGCGTCTTCCTCAACTCGGGcacccaaacccaaaccaaGCTTACTCGCCCAGACGAAATCGATCTCGAAGCTTTCCACCATGAATTCAACGTCAACTACACTTCAGTCGTGAATCTCACTATCAAGTTTCTGCCCCACCTCCTGAAGAAGGATTACCCCAccagcatcatcgtcacaGGGTCAATCTTGGGCCTGATTCCCGCCTTTGTCATGCCAGCGTACAGTGCCTCCAAAGCTGCGCTCCGGTCCTTTTTCGATTGTCTTAGACGACAGAACCAAGGCTTCTCAAAGGTCAAGTTTATCGAGCTGTTGCCTCCAGCTGTACAAA CTGAATTGCATGATTACATGGGCATTGAGCGTGGTCGAGCTCTGGGCATGCCCCTCGACCAGTTCACCGAACAAGCGTATGCCCAGCTTGCGACAGATAAGGAGATAATCATCATCGGAAACCTTCATGGCTCTACCGTGGAAGAAACACATGAGtttttggagaagagggacgGGATGTTCAATGCCATATCCAACGCCATGGCGGTTCATTTCCAGCCCTAA
- a CDS encoding SPFH domain / band 7 family domain-containing protein gives MAAFARTLNLMYRMAIPASAGAFLITQSIYDVRGGTRAVIFDRLSGVKEDVVNEGTHFLIPWLQRSVIFDVRTKPRNIATTTGSKDLQMVSLTLRVLHRPDVKALPKIYQNLGADYDERVLPSIGNEVLKAIVAQFDAAELITQREAVSQRIRSDLTRRAAEFNIALEDVSITHMTFGREFTKAVEQKQIAQQDAERARFIVEKAEQERQASVIRAEGEAESAETISKAISKSGDGLVQIRKIEASREIAQALSSNPNVAYLPSGGKGGSGSQLLLSVGRA, from the exons ATGGCGGCGTTCGCGCGAACCCTCAACCTCATGTACCGCATGGCCATCCCGGCCTCTGCCGGCGCATTCCTCATCACACAGTCCATCTACGACGTCCGGGGCGGAACAAGAgccgtcatcttcgacaGGTTGTCCGGTGTCAAGGAGGATGTCGTCAACGAGGGAACGCACTTTTTGATCCCTTGGCTGCAGAGGAGCGTCATCTTTGACGTGCGCACAAAGCCCAGGAACattgccaccaccaccggcagCAAGGATCTCCAGATGGTCAGCTTGACGCTGAGAGTCCTGCACCGGCCAGATGTCAAGGCCCTGCCAAAGATTTACCAG AACCTCGGCGCAGACTACGACGAGAGAGTCCTCCCCTCCATCGGCAATGAAgtcctcaaggccatcgtcgCCCAATTCGACGCCGCCGAGCTCATCACCCAGCGTGAGGCCGTCTCCCAGCGCATCCGCAGCGACCTCACCCGCCGCGCCGCCGAGTTCAACATTGCCCTCGAGGACGTGTCCATCACCCACATGACCTTTGGCCGCGAGTTCACAAAGGCCGTcgagcagaagcagattgcCCAGCAGGACGCCGAGCGCGCGCGCTTCATCGTCGAAAAGGCCGAGCAGGAGCGGCAGGCCAGCGTCATCCGTGCGGAGGGTGAGGCCGAGAGCGCAGAGACCATCAGCAAggccatctccaagtctGGTGATGGGCTGGTGCAGATCCGAAAGATTGAGGCCAGCAGGGAGATTGCGCAGGCCCTGTCGTCGAACCCCAATGTGGCGTATCTGCCTTCAGGAGGAAAGGGAGGCAGTGGCAGCCAGTTGCTGCTGTCTGTAGGCAGGGCGTAA
- a CDS encoding fungal specific transcription factor domain-containing protein — MVYRGPSKDCLPCRKRKLKCDLRKDGCGQCLRANISCFGYRDSNELIFRDQTRSVERKMLASKATTVSLQFGTLNHVILPNTSSSLIPQPQTPWNVRARHDFFAHYVFGLSSSYNILPSLYEKAKADDHLSASVDAASLAFAANKNPVESRELFRLAAQQYMIALRRVNAALSNPELSSADSTLQSVLLLDLYEKIMGRDLRAAAPWLAHLNGALALIKARGYNDMIRSDVSRTLANKLFITLLISCYIASHRIPEGVAELGRRLDIYHDKDDAKWRLSKMNQRMINFRIDVAEGLLSDREIVATAKDLHDAYREIEDTVSQRWQPRKVMASEEDPAYRALIFADYYHVYRDHFTTQVRNTVRIMQLQLQAYIQTHLEDDGSDEANNTLAESLSRTERFAEDVCAAVPPFILPAARPNNSIPFSSIQTLKCGILLPALFIAGSASRNPELRMWAIRTLRYMAASGDIRSASMTADMLEKNPGMDFRYMYARLGGYAFTS, encoded by the exons ATGGTCTATCGGGGACCTTCCAAAGATTGCCTGCCATGCAGAAAGCGCAAGCTCAAA TGCGACCTGCGCAAGGATGGATGTGGCCAGTGTCTGCGGGCCAACATCTCGTGCTTTGGGTATCGGGACTCAAATGAGCTCATCTTCCGTGACCAGACGCGCAGCGTTGAGCGCAAGATGTTGGCTTCCAAAGCAACGACGGTGTCTCTGCAGTTTGGCACCCTGAATCATGTCATCTTGcccaacaccagcagcagcctgaTTCCGCAGCCGCAGACGCCGTGGAATGTGCGCGCTCGCCACGACTTCTTTGCTCACTATGTGTTTGGCTTATCCAGCAGTTATAACATCTTACCTTCTTTGtacgaaaaggcaaaagcgGATGATCACTTGTCCGCTAGTGTAGACGCAGCCAGTCTCGCTTTTGCGGCGAATAAGAACCCGGTAGAATCAAGGGAGCTGTTCCGGCTAGCAGCTCAGCAATACATGATTGCTCTACGGCGAGTCAATGCAGCTCTCTCTAACCCAGAACTCTCGAGCGCCGATTCCACGCTGCAGTCGGTGCTACTTCTCGACCTCTATGAGAAGATCATGGGTCGTGACCTCAGGGCGGCGGCGCCTTGGCTGGCCCATCTTAATGGAGCTCTGGCACTAATCAAGGCCCGCGGCTACAATGACATGATAAGAAGCGACGTCAGCAGAACGTTGGCCAACAAACTCTTTATAACCCTCCTCATCAGCTGCTATATTGCTTCTCACCGGATACCGGAAGGCGTGGCGGAGTTAGGGCGAAGGCTCGACATATATCACGACAAGGATGACGCCAAGTGGCGCCTTTCCAAGATGAACCAACGGATGATCAATTTTCGAATCGATGTCGCTGAAGGGTTATTGTCTGACCGCGAGATTGTTGCAACGGCAAAGGACCTCCACGATGCGTATCGTGAAATTGAGGATACCGTGTCCCAGAGATGGCAGCCTAGGAAGGTGATGGCTTCGGAGGAAGACCCTGCATATCGAGCTCTCATCTTTGCAGATTATTACCATGTTTACAGGGACCATTTTACAACACAAGTGCGCAACACTGTTCGAATaatgcagcttcagcttcaagccTACATCCAAACCCATTTGGAGGATGACGGGTCTGATGAAGCGAACAACACTCTCGCAGAATCATTGAGCCGTACGGAGCGCTTCGCAGAGGATGTTTGTGCCGCAGTACCTCCATTTATCCTCCCCGCCGCCCGCCCGAATAACAGCATCCCTTTCTCCAGCATTCAGACACTGAAATGTGGCATCCTCCTTCCAGCACTCTTTATAGCCGGTAGTGCATCGAGAAACCCTGAGCTGCGCATGTGGGCGATTCGCACGCTGAGATACATGGCGGCATCTGGAGATATACGGTCTGCGTCGATGACTGCTGATATGTTGGAGAAGAATCCGGGCATGGACTttagatacatgtatgccAGGCTAGGCGGATATGCATTCACATCTTGA
- a CDS encoding alpha/beta hydrolase family domain-containing protein, with translation MTPPTKVFFPAFQLQICGELFVPEPGSPNRMGAAVVISHPMTGVKEQTSTDYAKLLSRAGFYTLIFDAGYQGESSGEPRGLEDPHQRVEDIKAAVSYLTTLSGRVDADKIGLLGICASGGYASYATQSDSRIQCLATVSAACVGRMTRSGGVHPHHRENPQAIATALEAAGQWRSNAAKNPTSKPEAPVMFETDPSKVAEGADSFFRDAAAYYGTKRGKHERSTQRVPPQSSDLMVSYDSFNLQHLIAPRPLLMIAGSEAQTLHYSQEAIDQARRPKELFVVPGKNHFDLYDDLRETGPKVVDFFASGLE, from the coding sequence ATGACTCCCCCTACAAAAGTCTTCTTTCCCGCGTTTCAGCTGCAAATCTGCGGGGAGCTCTTCGTGCCAGAGCCAGGATCGCCGAATCGCATGGGTGCGGCGGTCGTCATAAGTCATCCGATGACAGGCGTCAAGGAACAAACGTCGACTGATTACGCCAAGCTCCTCTCCAGGGCCGGCTTCTACACTCTCATCTTCGACGCCGGCTACCAAGGCGAGAGCAGCGGCGAGCCTCGCGGGCTGGAAGACCCCCACCAGCGCGTGGAAGACATCAAGGCGGCGGTGAGCTACCTGACAACGCTGAGCGGGCGAGTGGACGCCGACAAGATTGGGCTGCTGGGCATCTGCGCCTCTGGGGGATACGCCTCGTACGCGACACAGTCAGACAGCCGCATCCAGTGCCTGGCGACGGTGAGCGCAGCCTGCGTCGGGCGCATGACACGCAGCGGCGGCGTCCATCCGCACCACAGGGAGAACCCGCAGGCCATTGCCACGGCTCTTGAGGCCGCGGGCCAATGGCGGTCCAATGCTGCGAAGAACCCGACGTCCAAGCCCGAGGCGCCCGTCATGTTCGAGACGGACCCATCCAAGGTCGCCGAGGGCGCGGATTCTTTCTTCAGGGATGCAGCAGCATACTACGGTACCAAGCGCGGGAAACACGAACGAAGTACCCAAAGAGTTCCTCCTCAGAGCTCCGACCTCATGGTCAGTTACGACTCGTTCAATCTACAGCATCTGATAGCACCAAGGCCACTGTTGATGATTGCGGGATCAGAGGCTCAGACGCTGCATTACAGCCAGGAGGCCATTGACCAGGCCAGACGACCCAAGGAGTTGTTCGTGGTGCCGGGCAAGAATCACTTTGATCTATACGACGACCTGCGGGAGACGGGACCAAAGGTGGTGGACTTTTTCGCCAGCGGCTTGGAGTGA
- a CDS encoding protein kinase domain-containing protein, whose amino-acid sequence MADLQGRKVFKVFNQDFVVDERYTVTKELGQGAYGIVCAAVNNQTNEGVAIKKVTNVFSKKILAKRALREIKLLQHFRGHRNITCLYDMDIPRPDNFNETYLYEELMECDLAAIIRSGQPLTDAHFQSFIYQILCGLKYIHSANVLHRDLKPGNLLVNADCELKICDFGLARGFSVDPEENAGYMTEYVATRWYRAPEIMLSFQSYTKAIDVWSVGCILAELLGGRPFFKGRDYVDQLNQILHILGTPNEETLRRIGSPRAQEYVRNLPFMPKKPFPALFPDANPDALDLLDKMLAFDPSQRISVEQALEHPYLHIWHDASDEPDCPTTFNFDFEVVEDVGEMRKMILDEVLRFRQLVRTAPASGNQAAAQQIQVPMPSAGGQWTAEDPRPQEYMGHPNGLEQDLQAGMDIRR is encoded by the exons atggcggatCTCCAAGGACGAAAGGTATTCAAGGTCTTTAACCAGGACTTTGTCGTTGACGAACGATATACCGTCACCAAGGAGCTGGGTCAGGGAGCCTACGGCATAGTATG CGCCGCGGTAAACAACCAGACGAACGAGGGCGTGGCTATCAAGAAGGTCACCAATGTCTTTAGTAAGAAGATCCTCGCCAAGCGCGCTCTGCGCGAGatcaagctgctgcagcactTCCGCGGCCATCGCAAC ATCACATGCCTTTATGATATGGACATTCCTAGACCCGATAACTTTAACGAGACGTACTTGTACGAAG AGCTGATGGAATGCGACTTGGCGGCTATCATCCGTTCCGGCCAGCCTTTGACCGACGCCCACTTCCAGTCTTTTATCTATCAGATCCTCTGCGGTCTCAAGTATATCCATTCCGCCAACGTCCTCCACCGAGATTTGAAGCCCGGCAACTTGCTTGTCAACGCAGACTGCGAGCTGAAGATTTGCGATTTCGGGCTTGCCCGTGGCTTCTCTGTCGACCCCGAGGAGAATGCTGGATACATGACCGAGTACGTTGCCACGAGATGGTACCGTGCGCCCGAGATCATGCTGAGCTTCCAGAGCTACACCAAAGCTA TTGACGTTTGGTCTGTCGGCTGCATTCTTGCTGAGCTCCTGGGTGGCCGACCATTCTTCAAGGGCCGTGACTATGTCGACCAGCTTAACCAGATTCTGCACATTCTCGGAACCCCTAATGAGGAGACGCTCCGCCGCATAGGATCCCCCCGTGCTCAAGAATACGTCCGCAACCTGCCATTCATGCCCAAGAAGCCTTTCCCGGCTCTGTTCCCCGACGCCAACCCCGACGCCCTCGACCTCCTCGACAAGATGCTTGCCTTTGACCCCTCACAGCGTATCAGCGTTGAGCAGGCGCTTGAGCACCCATACCTCCACATCTGGCATGATGCTTCTGATGAGCCGGACTGCCCTACAACATTCAACTTTGACTTTGAAGTCGTCGAGGATGTGGGCGAAATGCGCAAGATGATTCTGGACGAGGTGCTGCGCTTCCGACAGCTGGTCCGTACTGCTCCTGCTTCTGGCAACCAGGCTGCGGCCCAGCAGATACAGGTTCCGATGCCGTCAGCTGGTGGCCAATGGACCGCCGAGGACCCGCGACCGCAGGAATATATGGGACACCCTAACGGACTCGAGCAGGATCTCCAGGCGGGCATGGACATCAGGAGGTAA
- a CDS encoding putative serine esterase (DUF676) domain-containing protein → MDFAGGSTKADHLCVLVHGLWGNPNHMNNIAKTLRAQHSPDDLYLLLAKRNSGSFTYDGIELGGERVCAEIIEELKTIEQNGGKIRKLSVVGYSLGGLVSRYAVGLLYAKGILDSVECMNFATFASPHLGVRTPLKGWHNHMWNVLGARTLSMSGSQLFTIDNFRDTGRPLLSVMADPQSIFMLGLQKFRRHTLYSNIVNDRSAVYYTTCIEKTDPYKEIDRIKVNFLKNDPEGVLLDAAHPFSPRPKVPAPITLSSLTEAGVRWMRGVPFMITVSVLVPIGVVAYLINSVFQTIRSTKRIKLHEGGLAGINVAEYRVPILIKSFREEVEHVYEALNNSQNQEYLADEDEDEETGMNAEDRSTMARERRMSIPTQPTLALAPIQFEMIRSLNSLKWRKYPVWIQNDRHTHAAVIVRFEKKTFNEGWVVLRHFAGEEFLL, encoded by the exons ATGGATTTTGCTGGCGGAAGCACAAAGGCGGACCACCTCTGCGTCCTGGTCCACGGA CTATGGGGTAATCCAAACCACATGAACAATATCGCAAAGACGCTACGAGCCCAACATTCCCCTGACGACCTCTACCTCCTGCTGGCCAAGCGAAACAGTGGCAGCTTTACCTACGACGGCATCGAGCTTGGCGGCGAGCGAGTCTGCGCCGAGATTATAGAGGAGCTCAAGACGATAGAGCAGAATGGCGGCAAGATCAGGAAGCTGAGCGTTGTGGGATACTCTCTCGGCGGCCTGGTATCGCGGTATGCCGTTGGTCTGCTGTATGCAAAGGGCATCCTGGACTCGGTTGAGTGCATG AACTTTGCGACCTTTGCCTCGCCGCATCTCGGCGTACGGACCCCCCTCAAAGGATGGCACAACCACATGTGGAACGTGTTGGGCGCGAGGACGCTGTCCATGTCCGGGAGCCAATTGTTCACCATTGATAATTTCCGAGATACCGGCCGGCCCCTCCTATCCGTCATGGCTGATCCCCAGTCGATTTTCATGCTGGGACTGCAAAAGTTCAGGAGACATACATTATACAGCAACATCGTTAATGATCGAAGCGCGGTTTACTACACAACCTGTATAGAAAAGACTGACCCATACAAGGAAATAGATCGGATCAAGGTCAACTTTCTCAAAAATGACCCAGAAGGTGTCCTACTGGATGCGGCGCACCCGTTCTCTCCACGACCAAAGGTTCCCGCACCGATCACTCTGTCATCCCTTACTGAAGCGGGCGTGCGGTGGATGAGAGGAGTCCCGTTCATGATTACGGTGTCGGTGCTGGTTCCTATTGGCGTGGTGGCCTATCTTATCAACTCGGTTTTCCAAACTATACGAAGCACGAAGCGCATTAAGCTACATGAGGGCGGCCTCGCGGGCATCAATGTTGCAGAGTACCGGGTGCCGATCCTGATTAAGTCGTTTCGTGAAGAGGTCGAACACGTCTACGAGGCGCTGAATAATTCGCAAAACCAAGAGTATCTGgcagacgaggatgaggatgaagagacaGGCATGAATGCCGAAGATAGAAGCACaatggcgagagagaggcggatGTCGATCCCGACGCAACCAACTCTTGCGTTGGCACCAATCCAATTCGAAATGATCCGATCACTGAACTCTCTCAAATGGAGAAAGTACCCGGTTTGGATTCAGAATGATAGACACACTCACGCCGCCGTCATTGTGCGatttgagaagaagacgttTAATGAGGGTTGGGTGGTTCTGAGACACTTTGCTGGCGAAGAGTTCCTGTTGTAA
- a CDS encoding PRELI-like family domain-containing protein, producing MVLTHSTNHTYSHPFPTVTLAYFLRYSSPQLNPFAAHVLSTDTISSHVDPETQRLYTTRIHLKKSRMPSAVYKLLPASVSGGNSGEKASYILETSVVDIKEGWMKTESRNLNFTGVLSVVEKQHFKVPSSLEAVARNETDVNSSVSFKSRLGEKIRGKIGQAQESSGWLPGFLGGLGAKGIQRSIESLASTKTIDQLSKSRDGMRLVLERLRNGGVIGVMEKLRQERQRQAVAM from the coding sequence ATGGTTCTCACGCACTCCACCAATCACACCTACTCCCACCCTTTCCCGACCGTCACCCTCGCCTACTTCCTGCGATACTCTTCGCCTCAGCTCAATCCCTTCGCCGCCCATGTCCTCAGCACCGACACCATCTCTAGCCATGTCGACCCGGAAACACAGCGCCTCTACACCACCCGCATCCACCTGAAGAAGAGCCGCATGCCTAGCGCAGTATACAAATTGCTGCCCGCAAGCGTTTCAGGTGGCAACTCTGGCGAGAAGGCTTCCTACATTCTCGAAACCAGTGTTGTGGACATCAAGGAAGGATGGATGAAGACGGAGAGTCGCAATCTCAATTTCACTGGTGTACTTTCCGTTGTCGAAAAGCAACACTTCAAAGTCCCCAGCTCACTTGAGGCTGTTGCCAGGAACGAGACCGACGTCAACTCCAGCGTCTCGTTCAAGTCAAGACTCGGAGAGAAGATCAGAGGAAAGATTGGTCAGGCTCAGGAGAGCAGTGGCTGGCTGCCTGGATTCCTCGGCGGACTGGGCGCAAAGGGCATCCAGCGCAGCATTGAAAGCCTTGCCTCCACCAAGACCATCGACCAGCTCAGCAAGAGCCGTGACGGCATGCGGCTAGTTCTCGAGCGCCTTCGCAACGGCGGAGTCATCGGAGTTATGGAGAAACTCCGCCAAGAGCGCCAGAGACAGGCCGTGGCCATgtaa